A single window of Malus sylvestris chromosome 5, drMalSylv7.2, whole genome shotgun sequence DNA harbors:
- the LOC126622684 gene encoding uncharacterized protein LOC126622684: protein MTSLNFSNIETLTGSNYNKWKEDMEITLGMMDFDLALRGDKPAAITTTSTVERKTEVCSMGEVGNKFKESEKAETGNFPTKLASMKFDGVGNVREHILKMLDIAQKLNELEHPITD, encoded by the exons ATGACTTCTCTTAACTTCTCCAATATCGAAACACTAACTGGTTCCAACTATAACAAATGGAAGGAAGACATGGAGATAACTCTTGGCATGATGGATTTCGATTTAGCCTTAAGGGGAGACAAACCTGCAGCGATAACAACTACAAGCACAGTAGAGAGAAAAACTGAAGTTTGCTCAATGGGAGAAG TGGGAAATAAATTTAAGGAATCTGAGAAAGCTGAAACAGGGAATTTTCCCACAAAACTGGCATCCATGAAGTTTGATGGTGTTGGTAACGTGAGAGAGCACATACTGAAGATGCTAGACATTGCACAGAAGCTGAATGAACTGGAGCATCCGATCACAGATTAG